In Theileria parva strain Muguga chromosome 4 map unlocalized ctg_529, whole genome shotgun sequence, one DNA window encodes the following:
- the VPS29 gene encoding Vacuolar protein sorting-associated protein 29 yields the protein MGNDEHDLGELLMVLGDLHVPQRSLFLPPCFKRLLKTDKIKRVICTGNVGSNEMLEVLNDISPSLHIVQGDYDDDFNHPETLTINVGDLKIGVINGYQIPTWNNKDLLLKVAVDMNVDILVYGHSHVSDISKHGGKIFVNPGSATGCYQPWQPKSIPTFMLMAIQGSKVVIYVYEEHDGEAQVIMTELDNLESGKAPSNSANSSSPLPSPKNS from the exons ATGGGAAACGATGAGCATGATCTTGGAGAACTGCTCATGGTTCTGGGAGATCTTCACGTCCCTCAAAGATCACTATTCTTGCCGCCCTGTTTCAAGCGCCTTCTTAAaactgataaaattaaaagagTTATATGTACAGGCAACGTAGGCTCAAATGAAATGCTGGAGGTTCTAAACGATATTTCTCCATCACTACACATAGTACAGGGAGACTACGATGACGATTTTAATCACCCAGAAACCCTCACTATTAACGTCG GAGACTTGAAAATTGGAGTCATAAACGGGTACCAAATACCCACATGGAATAACAAAGATCTACTTCTGAAGGTGGCTGTGGACATGAATGTAGATATATTGGTATATGGGCACTCTCACGTGAGTGATATTTCAAAACATGGTGGgaaaatatttgtaaatcCAGGCTCAGCAACAGGATGTTACCAGCCATGGCAGCCAAAGTCAATTCCAACATTCATGTTGATGGCAATACAAGGGTCAAAAGTGGTAATTTACGTTTATGAGGAACATGACGGAGAAGCCCAGGTTATCATGACTGAGTTGGATAATTTGGAATCTGGAAAAGCGCCTTCAAATTCAGCTAATTCTTCATCACCCTTACCGTCTCCAAAGAATTcttaa
- the clpC gene encoding AAA domain (Cdc48 subfamily) family protein has translation MNIINIYLLVVLQAYNSLIFKHCSCFKYEKIRNTFVINNFTSNKLISQIPDVESLWSSSHNIAPVYLNFDNFSDNAIKVLMLSLEEAKLSNQPSVESAHIFQGLVCLNQGLAFKIIKEFGITAEVVRDATKSTYPIDEKKKFKSLPTFSNSAKNALDYSSTEAERLGNSTIETEHLLLGVLNDTSKETSTFYKNLKLDVTLAIDTTMRTIEKIKEIKELNTLSDNIQDSSQNFVYLSPAMNRDEYAQSCISMFTVDLTEKARNGQLPKVIHRDNEIERAIITLSRMTKSNPLLVGEPGVGKTAIVEGIANRISQGISQPQISKKRILQLQFGLLIAGTKFRGQFEERLTKLIDEIKSAGDIILVIDEAHMLIGGGAGDGSIDAANLLKPPLSRGEIQCIAITTPKEYKKYFEKDMALSRRFHPIYVDEPSDEDTLKILNGISSSYGEFHGVEYTQDSIKLALKYSKQYINDRFLPDKAIDIMDESGSFAKIQYQNELKREKNEIPDPSNSTSPEGENETKVEQKSEKKDQSVLGQVKPEHVAEVMSIWTGIPLKKLTRGEMDIIRNMEEDLHKMVIGQEEAVKNVCKAIRRAKTNIKNPNRPIGSFLFCGPPGVGKSEVARALTKYLFAKENLIRIDMSEYTEPHSISRILGSPPGYKGHDTGGQLTEKVKSNPYSVVMFDEIEKAHHDVLNILLQILEDGKLTDSKNQTISFKNTIIIMTSNTGSNVIQRSSKGVHTFGFTVDSDESSDYLKIKALVMEELKSHFLPELINRIDDVILFKPLLESELKEIAKLMLNDLTARAHSAGILIEISEKFADYILKLPRDDKSGARPLRRLITSVLEDKLADLVISEDFDSNKTYMVTVDEAGSVVINPKVENETVVGEVVLNNKMEHEKSVEE, from the exons AtgaacattattaatatatacctTCTTGTCGTATTACAAGCATATAactcattaatttttaaacattgTAGCTGTTTCAAATATGAAAAGATTAGAAATACATTTGTAATTAATAACTTCACCTCAAATAAACTTATATCGCAGATTCCTGACGTGGAATCACTATGGTCAAGTTCTCACAATATCGCACCAGTGTacttaaattttgataacTTTAGCGATAATGCAATTAAAGTATTAATGCTTTCACTGGAAGAAGCCAAACTGTCAAACCAACCGAGCGTGGAATCTGCACACATTTTCCAAGGGCTCGTATGTTTGAACCAAGGATTGgcctttaaaattattaaagaATTTGGAATAACAGCGGAAGTAGTAAGGGATGCAACTAAATCAACATATCCAATTGACG AGAAGAAGAAGTTCAAAAGCCTGCCTACATTTTCCAACTCAGCAAAGAATGCCCTGGACTATTCATCAACTGAGGCTGAAAGGTTAGGGAACTCCACAATAGAAACAGAGCATCTGTTACTAGGAGTTCTGAATGATACCAGCAAGGAGACTTCTACGTTCTACAAGAATTTGAAACTCGATGTAACATTAGCAATAGATACAACAATGAGAACAATAGAGAAAATAAAGGAAATCAAAGAACTAAATACCTTGTCCGATAACATCCAGGATTCTTCACAAAATTTTGTGTACCTATCTCCAGCGATGAACCGAGATGAATATGCCCAGTCATGCATATCAATGTTCACAGTAGATTTGACTGAAAAAGCACGTAACGGCCAACTACCCAAAGTCATACACAGAGATAATGAAATAGAAAGAGCCATCATAACTTTGTCGAGGATGACCAAAAGTAACCCACTATTAGTAGGAGAGCCTGGAGTAGGGAAAACAGCAATAGTAGAg GGCATTGCAAACCGAATTTCTCAAGGGATTTCTCAACCACAAATATCAAAAAAGAGAATATTACAGCTTCAATTCGGACTACTGATAGCAGGAACCAAGTTCAGAGGACAATTTGAGGAGAGGTTAACAAAACTGATTGATGAAATAAAATCAGCGGGAGATATAATTTTGGTTATAGATGAAGCACATATGCTAATAg GAGGTGGTGCTGGTGACGGCTCAATAGATGCAGCAAACTTACTGAAACCTCCTCTATCCAGAGGAGAAATACAATGTATTGCGATAACTACCCCGAAAgagtataaaaaatatttcgAAAAG GATATGGCACTGTCTAGAAGATTTCACCCAATTTACGTTGATGAGCCGAGTGATGAGGATacacttaaaattttaaacgGAATTAGTTCTTCGTATGGAGAGTTTCACGGAGTGGAATATACGCAGGATTCCATAAAATTAGCAC TGAAATACTCCAAGCAGTATATCAATGACCGGTTCTTGCCAGATAAGGCAATAGATATCATGGACGAATCGGGATCATTTGCGAAAATACAGTACCAAAATGAATTAAAGAGA gaGAAAAATGAGATTCCAGATCCTAGTAATTCTACTAGTCCTGAGGGTGAGAATGAAACAAAGGTCGAGCAGAAATCTGAAAAAAAGGACCAAAGTGTACTTGGACAAGTTAAGCCCGAACATGTAGCAGA AGTCATGAGTATCTGGACCGGAATCCCGCTAAAGAAGCTTACGAGAGGAGAGATGGATATAATCAGGAACATGGAAGAAGATTTGCATAAAATGGTAATAGGACAAGAAGAAGCTGTTAAAAACGTGTGTAAGGCAATAAGAAGAGcaaaaactaatattaaaaacCCAAACAGACCAATTGGGAGCTTCCTGTTTTGTGGACCACCAGGAGTTGGGAAATCGGAAGTAGCAAGGGCTCTCACAAAATACCTTTTCGCAAAGGAAAACTTGATTAGAATAGATATGTCGGAGTATACTGAACCTCACAGTATAAGTAGAATACTAGGAAGTCCACCAGGTTACAAAGGCCACGATACAGGAGGACAACTTACAGAGAAGGTTAAAAGTAATCCATACTCGGTTGTAATGTTTGACGAAATTGAAAAGGCACACCACGATGTTTTGAATATTCTACTACAGATACTAGAGGATGGGAAACTTACAGACTCGAAAAACCAGACAATCTCATTTAAAAAcactataattattatgaCCAGTAACACAGGATCAAATGTAATCCAGAGATCGTCGAAAGGCGTGCATACATTTGGATTCACTGTGGATTCGGATGAATCCTCAGATTATTTGAAGATAAAAGCACTGGTTATGGAGGAGCTTAAATCGCATTTCCTACCTGAACTCATTAACAGAATTGATGATGTAATACTATTCAAGCCGCTCCTGGAAAGTGAATTAAAGGAAATCGCAAAGTTGATGCTGAATGACTTGACAGCCCGGGCTCATTCTGCAGGAATCCTTATAGAAATTAGTGAAAAATTCGCAGACTACATACTCAAATTACCCAGAGACGATAAATCAGGAGCAAGACCACTGAG gAGGTTAATAACATCAGTATTGGAAGACAAGCTTGCGGATCTGGTAATTTCGGAAGATTTTGATAGTAACAAAACATATATGGTAACGGTGGATGAGGCGGGTTCAGTAGTAATAAACCCAAAGGTTGAAAATGAAACCGTAGTTGGGGAGGTCGttttaaataacaaaatGGAACATGAAAAGTCTGTAGAAGAATAA
- the PRSS12 gene encoding LCCL domain protein encodes MNFQVHVHFVRACKLLSIISLLFSIFSSKISCSEEWCKVASTDSEPRYEQCIPAGDSYSTYFIDVYAQPLDNFYLEEDITFKIIGEGKHTNPITLATKDGTIRRQLVDRLDVGDPRSLELKLSDTNWSCEKIVVYKGSRFWTFDCIPSKSRNKDEHVTTYLLSGNKTYTVSVQTGGQKDAGSNGTISLALLGSSGKTNEKTLSNAFYPASYQTFQVKGADVGDINGLIISNDAVNDPWYCDSIRIASNEVVNSFPVKRWVGYPFESSVEISTESLTSVTNLNETSPLDVMCNTRAVDIYSGTFVKPFNITVRCPMNCNNDPLMSIEGSSLHPSSTSICGAAIYDGATSPSGGQVVISIVQSMAKYFGGTGYNGLKSEDYEPPADKNNFSFFMFLDESIDDIDKNVRLVDGFGKLTSFGRLELFRNGKWGTVCKRGKHSIFNNQSATFVCNSLGFKYGINIEENCTNVNNQNFCAPPGYNVSCSGLKCKGDETDINNCTLEEPTIDCKNHKEDVVVKCSNFSPTTSLEYGTLRIVDSTGATSSTGTGRLEIYNNGFGTVCNEYWTKEAEKIACTEMGYSGLRNGGVSDKECSNFNGLNLCAQVHTKIAANNFKCNGGESKLTDCEHESGDDIYCTHDQDVIVSCIGNGDPSEFRNLKKVEPFVPPLKKLSKVINLSCYDTLTSHSEFQGEFGSFKVASCPMGCMDEPASIKGTYVYTRDSSICKAAIHSGVLDNSGGEIVVIIAYPQEHFYGTSMNGVESLSLSRSGDDSREKAFMVSRPTKYVMSKVEKEVLETSKTNEEKPMTPSYVMAPYKFFWSPDPSWKGFNGNHADYINTKDLPGSKLIKTFRDATFIFDIVPTGGVGNWSTIFSFQSCGGLLCSIDNFGELVLQENCKPELVKTSYFPTMGKRAHISILYYVLTKDISVFVDGVPVTNQLTSLDLNFQGDLILGKMADTDSDYFKGHILAFQAYDYVMSPEQIRQQFASSQNSENLTSHLTKVRLTTEGNVCLSKCMKKFSGKYDVHSNATNPAIKLGCSDTIESENFNGPNGKSFLISCTKSCIDPDLTLKGTKVYTSDSSICKAALHSGVIPKDGGEAILTVLNGLSEYGNCHGHFGITSQKSNVPFMRSFSLHRAPKLIHLSCQDTAVFVLKMHIGTRVLLDCPPGCKDAKPYNVFGTEVYSPTSSLCQAAIHSGNLDNDGGEVEIEVDGKRDTFDSNESNGILSQSSGQYLKSFKIIKVRKRNE; translated from the exons ATGAATTTTCAAGTTCATGTTCACTTTGTAAGGGcatgtaaattattatctataATTTCACTATTATTCTCGATATTTTCTTCTAAAATTTCTTGCTCTGAGGAATGGTGTAAAGTAGCTTCAACTGATTCTGAACCACGATATGAACAGTGTATACCAG CTGGCGACTCATATTCAACGTATTTCATTGATGTGTATGCACAGCCCCTGGACAATTTCTATCTGGA GGAGGACAtaacttttaaaataataggAGAGGGCAAACACACAAATCCTATAACTTTAGCAACTAAAGATGGAACAATAAGAag GCAGTTAGTTGATAGACTAGACGTAGGTGACCCTAGGTCACtagaattaaaattaagtgaTACAAATTGGTCATGTGAGAAGATAGTAGTTTATAAGGGATCAAGATTTTGGACTTTTGACTGTATCCCCTCTAAGTCTAGAAACAAAGACGAACACGTTACAACATATCTCCTCTCAGGAAACAAGACTTATACTGTGAGTGTTCAGACTGGAGGGCAAAAGGATGCTGGCTCCAATGGAACAATATCTCTAGCATTGCTTGGTTCCTCTGGGAAGACCAATGAAAAAACTCTTTCTAACGCATTTTATCCCGCATCTTACCAAACGTTTCAAGTTAAAGGGGCAGATGTTGGGGATATAAATGGCctaataatttcaaatgACGCAGTAAACGACCCGTGGTACTGCGATAGCATCCGAATCGCATCTAATGAAGTAGTTAACTCATTCCCAGTGAAGAGGTGGGTAGGGTACCCATTTGAATCATCTGTTGAAATCTCAACTGAATCTCTAACTAGtgtaacaaatttaaatgaaacCTCACCACTAGACGTAATGTGCAACACCAGAGCTGTTGATATATACTCCGG AACATTTGTAAAGccatttaatattactgTACGATGTCCAATGAATTGTAATAATGATCCTTTAATGTCAATTGAGGGTTCTTCACTCCACCCGTCATCTACTTCCATCTGCGGAGCTGCTATTTACGACGGAGCCACAAGTCCATCAG GAGGGCAGGTTGTTATCTCAATAGTTCAATCAATGGCAAAATACTTCGGTGGCACTGGATATAATG GCTTAAAATCTGAGGATTATGAACCACCAGCAGACAAAAACAACTTTAGTTTCTTCATGTTTTTAGATG AGAGTATCGATGACATAGATAAGAATGTCAGACTAGTTGACG GATTTGGAAAACTCACATCCTTTGGGAGACTAGAGCTATTTAGGAACGGCAAATGGGGGACTGtttg CAAAAGAGGAAAACATTCTATATTTAACAACCAATCTGCAACATTTGTGTGTAACAGTCTGG GGTTTAAATATGGAATAAACATTGAAGAAAACTGCACCAACGTCAATAACCAGAATTTCTGTGCACCTCCGGGATATAACGTTTCTTGTTCTGGTCTAAAG TGTAAAGGAGATGAAACTGATATTAACAACTGTACACTAGAAGAACCTACAATCGACTGTAAAAATCACAAAGAGGATGTTGTGGTGAAGTGCTCAAACTTCTCTCCAACTACTAGTCTCGAATATGGAACCCTTAGGATAGTGGATTCAACAGGAGCCACTTCCTCAACAGGAACCGGCCGACTTgaaatatacaataatg GTTTCGGAACAGTCTGCAATGAATACTGGACCAAAGAAGCAGAAAAAATCGCATGCACTGAGATGGGTTATTCTGGATTGCGA aacGGTGGAGTTTCTGATAAGGAGTGCTCAAATTTCAATGGCTTGAATCTTTGTGCTCAAGTGCACACAAAGATAGCGGCAAACAATTTTAAGTGCAATG GCGGAGAATCTAAACTTACGGATTGTGAGCATGAATCTGGAGATGATATTTACTGCACTCATGACCAAGACGTTATCGTATCATGTATTGGAAACGGGGACCCTAGTGAGTTTAGGAACCTGAAAAAAGTTGAGCCGTTTGTACCTCCATTAAAAAAGTTATCGAAAGTTATAAATCTATCCTGTTATGACACTCTCACGTCGCATTCTGAGTTCCAGGGTGAATTTGGCTCATTTAAAGTCGCTTCATGCCCAATGGGATGCAT GGATGAGCCTGCATCAATTAAGGGAACATATGTGTACACTAGAGATTCATCA ATTTGCAAGGCGGCAATACATTCCGGAGTTCTTGACAACAGCGGAGGTGAAATAGTTGTGATAATCGCTTACCCTCAAGAACACTTTTATGGAACATCAATGAATGGTGTTGAAAGTCTAAGCTTATCAAGGTCCGGTGACGATTCTAGAGAGAAAGCCT TTATGGTGTCGAGACCAACAAAATATGTAATGTCAAAGGTTGAGAAGGAAGTGTTGGAAACCTCCAAAACTAACG AGGAGAAACCCATGACTCCTTCATATGTTATGGCGCCTTACAAGTTTTTCTGGTCACCTGATCCCAGCTGGAAAG GATTTAATGGGAATCACGCTGATTACATTAATACCAAGGATTTACCTGGTTCAAAGCTGATAAAGACATTTAGAGATGCAACATTTATATTTGACATTGTTCCCACAG gCGGAGTTGGAAATTGGTCTACTATATTTTCATTTCAAAGTTGCGGAGGACTTTTGTGTTCTATTGATAACTTCGGTGAACTTGTTTTACAGGAGAATTGCAAACCGGAACTCGTTAAAACTTCTTATTTTCCAACTATGGGAA AGAGAGCACATATATCAATATTGTACTATGTGTTAACTAAGGACATTTCTGTTTTCGTTGACGGTGTTCCAGTGACAAATCAGCTTACGAGTCTTGATCTTAACTTCCAG GGAGATTTGATATTAGGCAAGATGGCGGATACTGATTCTGACTATTTCAAAGGTCACATATTGGCCTTTCAAGCCTATGATTATGTAATGTCTCCTGAACAGATACGACAACAGTTTGCAAGTAGCCAAAACAGCGAAAACTTAACATCACACCTGACTAAGGTGAGACTTACAACTGAAGGGAATGTATGTTTGAGTAAATGTATGAAAAAGTTCTCTGGAAAATACGACGTTCATTCAAACGCCACTAATCCTGCAATCAAGTTGGGTTGTTCTGATACAATAGAGTCTGAAAATTTCAATGGTCCTAACGGTAAAAGTTTCCTTATTTCATGCACCAAATCATGCATTGACCCGGATTTAACTCTAAAGGGTACTAAAGTTTATACTTCCGACTCCTCAATTTGCAAGGCTGCGTTACATTCAGGTGTAATACCCAAAGATGGTGGAGAGGCCATACTAACTGTTCTAAATGGATTAAGTGAATACGGCAACTGCCATGGGCATTTCG GAATTACAAGTCAGAAATCAAATGTTCCATTTATGAGGTCATTTTCACTTCACAGGGCGCCTAAACTTATACACCTTTCTTGTCAAG ATACGGCTGTATTTGTTCTAAAAATGCACATTGGGACTAGAGTACTATTAGACTGTCCTCCAGGATGCAAAGATGCTAAACCTTATAACGTTTTTGGAACTG agGTTTACAGTCCAACTTCTTCATTATGTCAAGCTGCAATTCACTCTGGAAATCTT GATAACGATGGAGGTGAGGTGGAGATAGAAGTTGATGGGAAGAGAGATACATTCGACTCTAACGAATCTAATGGAATTTTATCGCAATCAAGTGGCCaatatttaaaaagttttaaaataattaaagtGAGGAAAAGAAATGAATAA
- the cfr gene encoding Radical SAM superfamily protein has translation MDKSIRFNTIVKYLKDNSVPKYRLSQIFNSIYRNKTSNFLSMYHLPKILRDGLHDNFNGSLLSLTPVSESSCDRAKKVLFQNQDGSRIEAVLLHFNTHKSLCISSQVGCSFACSFCATGKIGLKRNLTMDEITDQVLYFQQLGHKIDSISFMGMGEPLSNPNVFRAISVLTDKRYFGLSPRRINVSTVGILPGIKKLNKEFPYVNLAYSLHSPFTEERNEMVPVNLIYPFQEAYPLMDERISQTGRRIWISYVLIKDKNDTKEHVEELVNIIKGRPKEVQYLYHVNLIPYNIVKSIDKYESAEHDQSLKFEKYLKKNGISSSYRNYFGRNIDAACGQLYAEYDPIDPSKLFRPKFNRTHQQIKTNKN, from the exons ATGGATAAATCCATAAGGTTTAATACCATcgtaaaatatttaaaggATAATTCCGTTCCAAAATACAGACTTTCTCAGATTTTCAATTCCATTTATCGCAATAAAACATCAAACTTTTTATCTATGTACCATTTGCCTAAGATCTTAAGGGATGGATTACATGACAATTTCAACGGATCACTTTTATCCCTTACTCCAGTATCTGAATCTAGTTGTGATAGAGCCAAAAAGGTTTTGTTTCAGAATCAGGATGGAAGTAGGATAGAAGCTGTTTTATTACATTTCAATACACACAAATCGCTATGCATATCATCTCAA GTTGGATGCAGCTTTGCATGTTCTTTCTGTGCAACTGGTAAAATAGGTCTTAAAAGGAACCTAACAATGGATGAGATAACTGATCAAGTTTTATACTTTCAACAACTTGGACATAAAATAGATAGCATATCATTCATGG GGATGGGAGAACCTCTTTCAAACCCGAATGTTTTTAGAGCAATCAGTGTTTTAACTGATAAAAGATATTTTGGCTTATCGCCAAGAAGAATAAATGTATCAACAGTAGGGATATTACCAGGaattaaaaaactaaaCAAGGAATTTCCATAT GTTAATTTAGCTTATTCTTTGCACTCACCTTTCACTGAAGAGAGAAATGAAATG gttcctgtaaatttaatatatccATTTCAAGAAGCTTATCCACTAATGGATGAAAGAATTAGTCAAACTGGGAGGAGAATATGGATTTCATACGTATTAATTAAAG ataaaaatgacaCCAAAGAACACGTTGAAGAGTtggtaaatattataaaggGAAGACCCAAAGAAGTACAATATCTTTATCATGTAAACCTTATCCCATACAACATTG TCAAGTCAATCGACAAGTATGAGTCCGCTGAACATGACCAGTCATTAAAATTCGAG AAATATTTGAAGAAGAATGGAATATCTTCCTCATATAG GAATTACTTCGGAAGGAATATAGACGCAGCTTGTGGACAACTATATGCAG AGTATGATCCTATCGATCCAAGCAAACTGTTTCGGCCCAAGTTTAATCGTACACACCAACAGATAAAAAccaataaaaattaa